A genomic stretch from Neomonachus schauinslandi chromosome 14, ASM220157v2, whole genome shotgun sequence includes:
- the CHCHD10 gene encoding coiled-coil-helix-coiled-coil-helix domain-containing protein 10, mitochondrial, which yields MPRGSRSAAARPASRTVHPPAHPPPSAAAAAPAPSGQPGLMAQMASTAAGVAVGSAVGHVVGSALTGAFSGGSSEPAQPAAQQAPTRTGPQPLQMGPCAYEIKQFLDCSTSQSDLSLCEGFSEALKQCKYNHGLNSLP from the exons ATGCCCCGGGGGAGCCGAAGCGCGGCCGCGCGGCCAGCCAG ccGCACTGTTCACCCGCCCGCGCACCCGCCGCCCTCGGCGGCTGCAGCGGCCCCGGCCCCGTCGGGCCAGCCCGGCTTGATGGCGCAGATGGCGTCCACGGCCGCTGGGGTGGCCGTGGGCTCGGCTGTGGGACACGTCGTGGGTAGCGCCCTGACCGGAGCCTTCAGCGGGGGGAGCTCAGAGCCCGCCCAGCCTGCCGCTCAGCAG GCTCCCACCCGCactggcccccagcccctgcagaTGGGGCCCTGCGCCTACGAGATCAAGCAGTTCCTGGACTGCTCCACCTCTCAGAGTGACCTGTCCCTGTGTGAGGGCTTCAGCGAGGCCCTGAAGCAGTGCAAGTACAACCACG GTCTGAACTCCCTGCCCTGA
- the MMP11 gene encoding stromelysin-3 has protein sequence MARAARLRGAVLRALLLPLALLLLPPPPLLAWAPRPPDAYRRHPMRKGPQPWHEAAPGSLAPGPTAQETPQPASTPRPPRCGVPDPPEGLSARNRQKRFVLSGGRWEKTDLTYRILRFPWQLVREQVRQTVAEALRVWSEVTPLTFTEVHEGHADIMIDFTRYWHGDNLPFDGPGGILAHAFFPKTHREGDVHFDYDETWTIGNNQGTDLLQVAAHEFGHVLGLQHTTAAKALMSPFYTFRYPLSLSPDDRRGIQHLYGQPRPAPTSSPPAVGPQAGVDTNEIAPLEPEAPPDACEITFDAVSTIRGELFFFKAGFVWRLRGGRLQPGYPALASRHWQGLPSPVDAALEDAQGHIWFFQGAQYWVYNGEKPVLGPAPLSELGLLGSPIQAALAWGPEKNKIYFFGGGDYWRFHLSTRRVDSPVPRRATDWRGVPSEIDAAFRDADGYAYFLRGRLYWKFDPVKVKALEGFPRLVGPDFFGCTEPANTFH, from the exons ATGGCTCGGGCCGCCCGGCTCCGCGGCGCGGTCCTGCGCGCCCTCCTGCTCCCACTGGCGCTGTTGctgctcccgccgccgccgctgctggcCTGGGCCCCGCGGCCCCCG GATGCATACCGCCGCCACCCTATGAGGAAGGGGCCACAGCCTTGGCATGAAGCTGCTCCTGGCAGCCTGGCACCTGGCCCTACCGCCCAGGAGACTCCCCAGCCTGCCAGCACCCCCAGACCTCCCCGCTGCGGTGTGCCTGACCCGCCTGAAGGGCTGAGTGCCCGCAACCGACAAAAGCGGTTCGTGCTGTCAGGCGGGCGCTGGGAAAAAACGGACCTCACCTACAG gaTCCTTCGGTTCCCGTGGCAGCTGGTACGGGAGCAGGTACGGCAGACGGTGGCAGAGGCCCTACGGGTGTGGAGCGAGGTGACACCACTCACCTTCACCGAGGTGCATGAGGGCCATGCTGACATCATGATCGACTTTACCAG GTACTGGCATGGGGACAACCTGCCATTTGATGGGCCTGGAGGCATCCTGGCTCATGCCTTTTTCCCCAAGACCCACCGAGAAGGAGATGTCCACTTCGACTATGACGAGACCTGGACTATCGGGAACAACCAGG GCACAGACCTCCTGCAGGTGGCGGCCCATGAATTTGGCCACGTGCTGGGACTGCAGCACACGACGGCTGCCAAGGCACTTATGTCCCCTTTCTACACCTTCCGCTACCCGCTGAGCCTCAGTCCAGATGACCGCAGGGGCATCCAGCACCTCTATGGCCAACCCCGGCCAGCCCCCACCTCCAGTCCCCCAGCTGTGGGCCCGCAGGCTGGGGTGGACACTAACGAGATTGCCCCCCTGGAG CCGGAAGCCCCACCAGATGCCTGTGAGATTACCTTTGATGCAGTCTCTACCATCCGTGGCGAGCTCTTCTTCTTCAAGGCGGGCTTCGTGTGGCGGCTACGTGGGGGCCGGCTGCAGCCTGGCTACCCTGCACTGGCTTCTCGTCACTGGCAGGGACTGCCCAGCCCCGTGGATGCAGCCTTGGAAGATGCCCAGGGCCACATCTGGTTCTTCCaag GTGCTCAGTACTGGGTGTATAATGGCGAGAAGCCAGTCCTGGGCCCTGCACCCCTCTCTGAGCTGGGCCTGCTGGGGTCCCCCATCCAGGCCGCCTTGGCCTGGGGCCCCGAGAAGAACAAGATCTACTTCTTCGGAGGCGGAGACTACTGGCGCTTCCACCTCAGCACCCGCCGAGTGGACAGCCCCGTGCCCCGCCGGGCCACTGACTGGCGAGGGGTGCCCTCTGAGATCGACGCCGCCTTCCGGGATGCTGACG GCTATGCCTACTTTCTGCGCGGTCGCCTCTATTGGAAGTTCGACCCTGTGAAGGTGAAGGCCTTGGAGGGCTTCCCCCGCCTCGTGGGCCCTGACTTCTTCGGCTGTACCGAGCCTGCCAACACTTTCCACTAA
- the ZNF70 gene encoding zinc finger protein 70: MEVPPAAKFGETFVFEDSLEMQQELFPEEDLGDPFLQERGLEQMAVIYKEIPLGEQDEEHDDYEGNFSLCSSPVQHQSTPPVNRSQDDEIFSPTFFQKSDLSMCPIIHSGEEPNKHSCEKASRAHSGPNKPHRTAPPAKPYACRECGKAFSQSSHLLRHLVIHTGEKPYECCECGKAFSQSSHLLRHQIIHTGEKPYECRECGKAFRQSSALTQHQKTHTGKRPYECRECGKDFSRSSSLRKHERIHTGEKPYQCKECGKSFNQSSGLSQHRKIHTLKKPHECTLCGKAFCHRSHLIRHQRIHTGKKPYKCEECGKAFSQSSNLIEHRKTHTGEKPYKCHKCGKAFSQSSSLIEHQRIHTGEKPYECGQCGKAFCHSSALIQHQRIHTGKKPYACNECGKAFRHRSALIEHYKTHTREKPYECNKCGKSFRGSSHLIRHQKIHAGEKL; encoded by the coding sequence ATGGAGGTTCCACCAGCAGCCAAGTTTGGTGAGACCTTTGTGTTTGAGGACAGCTTAGAGATGCAGCAAGAACTCTTCCCAGAGGAGGACCTGGGGGACCCTTTTCTTCAGGAAAGAGGTTTAGAGCAAATGGCTGTTATTTATAAGGAGATCCCTCTCGGGGAGCAAGACGAGGAACATGATGATTATGAGGGCAATTTCAGTCTGTGCTCAAGCCCTGTTCAGCATCAGAGTACCCCCCCAGTAAACAGATCCCAGGATGATGAAATCTTCAGCCCAACCTTCTTCCAGAAATCAGACCTTAGTATGTGTCCGATAATCCACAGTGGAGAGGAACCCAATAAACACAGTTGTGAGAAGGCGAGCAGGGCACACTCAGGACCTAACAAACCTCACAGAACTGCGCCACCCGCAAAACCCTATGCGTGTCGGGAATGCGGGAAGGCCTTCAGCCAGAGCTCACACCTTCTCAGGCACCTGGTGATTcacactggggagaagccctACGAGTGTTGTGAGTGCGGGAAGGCCTTCAGCCAGAGTTCACACCTTCTCAGACATCAGATAATTcacactggggagaagccctACGAATGTCGGGAATGCGGAAAGGCCTTTCGTCAGAGCTCAGCCCTCACACAACACCAGAAAACCCACACTGGGAAGAGACCGTATGAGTGTAGGGAATGCGGGAAAGATTTCAGCCGGAGCTCAAGTCTCAGAAAACACGAGAGAATCCACACGGGAGAGAAACCTTATCAGTGCaaggaatgtgggaaatccttcaACCAGAGCTCTGGCCTGAGCCAGCATCGGAAAATCCACACCTTGAAGAAGCCTCACGAATGCACTCTCTGTGGGAAAGCCTTTTGTCACAGGTCCCACCTCATTCGGCACCAGAGGATTCACACTGGGAAGAAACCTTACAAATGTGAagagtgtgggaaggccttcagcCAGAGCTCCAACCTCATTGAACATCGTAAGACTCACACCGGCGAAAAACCCTACAAATGCCAtaagtgtgggaaagccttcagccaGAGCTCCTCCCTCATCGAGCACCAGCGcatccacactggggagaagccctATGAGTGCGGCCAGTGTGGGAAGGCCTTCTGCCACAGCTCTGCCCTGATTCAGCACCAGAGAATCCACACTGGGAAGAAACCCTACGCGTGCAACGAGTGTGGCAAAGCCTTCCGGCACAGGTCAGCCCTTATTGAGCACTATAAAACCCACACCAGAGAGAAGCCCTATGAGTGTAACAAATGTGGCAAGTCCTTCAGGGGAAGCTCACATCTTATTCGGCATCAGAAAATCCATGCTGGGGAGAAGCTCTAG
- the C14H22orf15 gene encoding uncharacterized protein C22orf15 homolog, with product MFIKVMFGAGCWELVNTWCSPVTLTAHLRQRGQVPPDAVIALLAEDGHFVSLDEGLEEGASQAPSMGSALLQERGTYVLVQIIKGEGGAPTRYESLLENLDDQYPELAEELRYLSGLHPMSDGRKKRTSTRRGHQEQGPSSRPRRMGSLPSRIR from the exons ATGTTTATCAAAGTGATGTTTGGAG CTGGCTGCTGGGAGCTGGTGAACACTTGGTGCAGCCCGGTGACCCTCACCGCCCACTTGAGGCAGAGGGGGCAGGTGCCCCCAGAtg CGGTCATTGCCCTCCTGGCTGAGGATGGGCACTTTGTGAGTCTGGATGAGGGACTGGAGGAAGGGGCTTCCCAGGCCCCTTCCATGGGCAGTGCCCTGCTGCAGGAGCGTGGGACCTATGTCCTCGTGCAGATCATCA agggggagggtggggcccCCACCCGCTATGAGTCCCTCCTGGAGAACCTGGATGACCAGTATCCAGAGCTAGCAG AGGAGCTTCGCTACCTGTCAGGCCTACATCCCATGAGTGATGGCCGGAAGAAGCGCACGAGCACTCGGCGTGGCCACCAGGAGCAAGGCCCCTCTTCAAGGCCACGAAGAATGGGCTCCCTGCCATCCAGGATCCGCTAG
- the VPREB3 gene encoding pre-B lymphocyte protein 3, translating to MACWHLALLLTGALLSVSQPGLAQPDALLVFPGQVAQLSCMLSPRHATVGEHGVSWYQQRAGSAPRYLLYYRSEDNYHRPPDIPDRFSAATDAAHNACILTISPVQPEDDADYYCSVGYTS from the exons ATGGCCTGCTGGCATCTGGCCCTCCTTCTGACTGGGGCCCTCCTGTCCG tctctcagcCAGGCTTGGCCCAGCCGGATGCACTGCTGGTCTTTCCAGGCCAGGTGGCCCAACTCTCCTGCATGCTCAGCCCCCGCCATGCCACTGTCGGGGAGCACGGCGTGTCTTGGTATCAGCAACGGGCAGGCAGTGCCCCCCGATATCTCCTCTACTACCGCTCAGAGGACAACTACCACCGGCCGCCTGACATCCCTGACCGCTTCTCGGCAGCCACAGACGCTGCCCACAATGCCTGCATCCTGACCATCAGCCCCGTGCAGCCTGAGGACGACGCAGATTATTACTGCTCTGTGGGTTACACATCCTAG